A portion of the Maniola hyperantus chromosome 24, iAphHyp1.2, whole genome shotgun sequence genome contains these proteins:
- the LOC117993592 gene encoding golgin subfamily A member 7, which translates to MMANNRIPSGPNTPGSQQTPTQQGIKIFIQRDYSEGTAVKFQTRFPPELEDRIDRQTFEFTMERLNEHFEMAETADCSTYCEGCLACLTAYFIYICTETHYEKHLRKISKFIATQNERVYNPRGIHITDPILRGLRVIEITIIDVPNCQSPTGNSTNSQLRHT; encoded by the exons ATGATGGCCAACAATCGTATCCCGTCGGGGCCCAACACTCCAGGAAGCCAGCAAACCCCTACACAGCAGGGCATAAAGATATTCATACAGCGGGACTACTCCGAAGGAACTGCGGTCAAGTTTCAAACGAGATTTCCACCCGAGCTGGAAGATAGG atagacagacaaacatttgAGTTCACAATGGAAAGGTTAAACGAACACTTTGAGATGGCAGAGACAGCAGACTGCAGCACATACTGTGAGGGATGCTTGGCTTGTCTCACAGcttactttatttatatttgcacGGAAACACATTACGAAAAG CATCTTCGGAAGATATCAAAATTCATAGCAACACAGAACGAAAGGGTGTACAACCCACGAGGCATCCACATAACGGATCCCATACTCAGAGGCCTACGGGTGATTGAGATAACGATAATAGATGTGCCCAACTGCCAGAGTCCGACGGGTAACTCCACAAATTCACAGCTGAGGCACACTTGA